From a region of the Micropterus dolomieu isolate WLL.071019.BEF.003 ecotype Adirondacks linkage group LG21, ASM2129224v1, whole genome shotgun sequence genome:
- the LOC123960014 gene encoding transcriptional activator protein Pur-beta, with protein MADGDSGSERGGSSGGGGGGGGSGFQHYQRDSETQELASKRLDIQNKRFYLDVKQNAKGRFIKIAEVGAGGSKSRLTLSMSVAAEFRDYLGDFIEHYAQLGPSTPEQIAQSSGGDDTGPRRALKSEFLVRENRKYYLDLKENQRGRFLRIRQTVNRGPGFGVGGGGIPGAGMQAGQTIALPAQGLIEFRDALAKLIDDYGGDEEELAGGGGAGGYSELPEGTSIMVDSKRFFFDVGSNKYGVFLRVSEVKPSYRNSITIPFKAWGKFGGAFSRYAEEMKEIQERHRDKMYERRAGEESEGDDVDDD; from the coding sequence ATGGCGGATGGGGACAGTGGCAGTGAGCGCGGTGGCAGCAGCGGTGgcggagggggaggaggtggcaGCGGGTTTCAGCATTACCAGCGGGACTCGGAGACCCAGGAGCTGGCCTCTAAACGGCTGGACATTCAGAACAAACGCTTCTACCTTGATGTGAAGCAGAACGCCAAAGGCCGGTTCATCAAAATCGCCGAGGTCGGCGCCGGGGGATCTAAAAGTCGGCTGACCCTCTCTATGTCAGTTGCGGCAGAGTTCCGCGACTACCTGGGGGATTTCATAGAGCACTACGCCCAGCTTGGGCCCAGCACCCCGGAGCAGATCGCTCAGTCTTCCGGTGGGGATGACACCGGGCCTAGGCGGGCCTTGAAGAGCGAGTTCCTGGTGCGTGAGAACCGAAAATACTACCTCGACCTGAAGGAGAACCAACGGGGTCGGTTTCTCCGGATCCGACAGACCGTCAACCGAGGCCCTGGTTTCGGAGTCGGAGGGGGTGGCATCCCCGGGGCTGGCATGCAGGCCGGACAGACCATCGCACTCCCGGCCCAGGGCTTAATAGAGTTCCGCGACGCCCTGGCCAAACTGATAGACGACTACGGGGGAGATGAGGAGGAGCTGGCCGGCGGCGGAGGGGCCGGGGGCTACAGCGAGCTTCCGGAGGGCACCTCTATCATGGTGGACTCCAAGCGGTTCTTCTTTGACGTGGGATCCAACAAGTACGGAGTTTTCTTGCGGGTGAGCGAAGTGAAGCCCAGTTATAGAAACTCTATAACAATCCCTTTCAAGGCGTGGGGCAAGTTCGGGGGGGCGTTCAGCCGCTACGCCGAGGAGATGAAAGAGATCCAGGAGCGGCACCGGGATAAGATGTACGAGAGGAGAGCCGGAGAGGAGTCTGAGGGCGACGACGTGGACGACGATTGA